The Rhododendron vialii isolate Sample 1 chromosome 1a, ASM3025357v1 region AATAGCATGCCAAGAAGCCTTTGGTCTCTCCAATAGGATCAGGCGTGCTTAATTAGGTCTTATGGGAAAGGAGATCAGGAGTTGAACTCCTCTTCCAAGGTGCTAATATCTACTACTCTCTTCGctcctaaataagtgtctggcACGCAAAACTAagcctttaaaaagatgcatttattttgttaaaaaaaataattttttttcacaaatcaatcgATAGCAAtaagttctattagattgtgaaaaaaaaaatttaataaaaaatatgcatgttttataAAGCCAAGTTTTGCACgccagacacttatttaggaacaGATGGAGTAACAAttaacaatactgactttctcttataaaaaaaaaattaaaatagaataattaatataataatacGTAGTTATATTTATGATattattgtttttcattttacaaaATATTCAACTGTATGAATAGAACATTTCCATTTTAAACGTGcttagtacaaaaaaaaatgtcattgtCCGATGACTAAAATTCAACGAGTTCAACTGTTTGTGCATAAAACAAAGCAGTATACCCCAACCCGTGTTGTGACTTTGTCGTGCAAGTATCTTGTGTTATGCCAGCGCTTTATCGTTCTGCTTcttgtcaaaaataaaaaaaaatcgttctGCTTATCCGAAAACGACGGCCTAGCTAGTCTAGTACATATATATGCGTGGTTCGTATGGTTACCAATTTTTGATGGAAAAATGGCGGCCcaggacatattttgataattaatattcgccaAAGACAAggtaagaatatttgttaatgctgaaaatgtcctttacggatattaattatcgaaatacgttattggccatcattttcccattttcgatCAAGGTGATTTGGTCATTGTTGTGGGCCTAAAATTGAATTGGCCCAAAAAAAGTCCCATGACTGAGCTGGCCTAGGCACTAACAAACTCGACATGAGCCTCCATCCTTCATGTAGGATACCACCGTACCCCTAACGTAAGACCAAAAAATTTAGTACGTGCGCTTAAGGATCCTTCTCCACCACATAGTGCGTGGCTCATGTACCACTGTGTCATGGAAAAGGACTTAGAGCAACATGCGACGCTGATCCAAGAGCGCTGAATAATCACTCATGTAAGACTACCTCTCATGTGTGATGGGGAGATGGCGTTGCTAAAACCAAGGCCTTTGTTTTTtatgccaaaccaaaccacaatttGAATGTGTTGCTTTTTCTTTGGTGGGTCAACTTTGGCCCAGGGATGGTCGATTGCCACTGACTATTTTATGGCCTAACCCATCCAAGATCTGAATTGGAGCTGTATCTACCTAAGgcccagtaaaaaaaaaaaaaaactcgacaGTGTGCCAAAGGCCTGGATCCAAGATCTTGAATTGGAGCTGTATTTTATCCGTGAGGATTCTAGGAGTGGGCCCCGCACAACGGGGTTGGTTGGTTTCTACTTGTCGGTGTCCATAGAAGGGTTGTATTTAAATTCACTCACCCCTCTAGTCTCCGGCTTTCTCGAAAGAGCTTTGTACCTGCCGagatttttttgggtgaaaataGGATATTGCTGATGTGGTACTCGTTCCGCGCATTCGTATCTTCAAAAACTGCAACCAAGGGTCCGGATataaaggtaccgaacggatctaaaaaaaaggaaaatgaaaatgaaaaaggctgTTTTGATCTGGATCGTCGATTGCTCCGCTTGGACGTCTCGAATGCGCTGCATGGGTACCACGTGATACCCGATTTGCGACTAAAAATTTCTTGTATCTGCCAATTCATAGTAAGTTTCCCCATGTTGAGTCAAATATccttttattatattttttttaactggaCTATTatatcttcttcctctttttgtaAGTGAGAATATTGTACTGATAAATGCCCAGCGACACTTACAAATCGGAAatcattacaaagaatttgaataaagTCAAACTAATTGTCTAATAAATACAAACGAGTAAATCATAAGGCAATCGATATGATCTAACGCAACAGCGATACTTTTAAACTGTttaacatctaattaggagtctcaaacaagaaaaaatgcaaagttaagaataaaagacaccaaatacccagaTGATCAGATGCACTCAAACCAAGAATGAACGCACCAATAAACTCCCAAGAACTACGGATTTGTCAAATCGCCACGAGTTGCTCCGCCAAAGATATTATGTAGTGATAGAACGCCGAAGCACAGATATCGTTGTGAAGCAATCTTATCATGTAGTGATAGAACGCCGAAGCATTGTTGTGAAGCAATCTTGATTGAGAGAACCCGGTCTATAGATAAAATTCATTCAAAGACGAAACTAAAACTCTCGTAAAACGGGAGACAAAACTTTCACAGTTCAGATGACAAGTCGTTAATCTGGAAAGacgaaagagaaaaaggaaaaaacaaagaaaatgagtcGGAATAGTACCATGGCCTTCCCCTCGCTCCGCCGCACACAGATATGGACCCACGGGGGAGAAgggaagggagaagaggaaTTGTGGTGGCTAGAGTTGAGAGATAAGGTCGGCAAACCACTATTGTTGTTGGACTATTATATCCAAACTCGagagtttttcatcaatttacCAACAAACAAAAGGAAAGCTTTTCATCACTTtgaatgactaaaataccctcaAACATGAGTAAAATGTCTATGGTGTCAAGATCAGAGAATCCATTAATCTTATCCACTTTTTTTAGTCCCAAACTTCCAATGCCCACTTCTTGACTCTTCCCCCAtgagaaaacagaaaaagaaaaaaaatggcaacAGTTTTCCTCTCAACTGCAAAAACGTTcctctactctctctcctcatcaTCTTCTGTGACAAGACCACCTCAAACTCAAGGCCAGAAACCCAATGCAAGGCCACAGTTGCCTCTGTGCAAGGCAACAGTGAGTGATTCAGCACCTAAGTATAAGCCCCAAGTTCTCACAAAAAGgaacctttctctctctctcaccaccaCTCTCCTATTCTCCATAGCTGGACAGGGTTACTACTCTGCTTCCAATGCAGCGATACTCGAAGCCGACGATGACGTAGAGCTTCTGGAAAGGGTGAAGAAGGACAGACAAAAGAGGATTGAAAGACAAGGGGTCATCAGCTCATCCAACAAAGAGAAAGGTTAATtggtttctttcatttttctactGAGTAGTTCAGGAATTTATAAGTACATATATTGATGGGATATGTTAAGCATAGCCTTTTGGGCGTCGGTTAAGGTTGAAAAAGTGTATGAAACAATGTGAAAAGTGGATAGAAATAGGTGCTTTAATTGGGTATTGTAAATGTGTGTGGAGAGGTTGAGTTCTTTGGCGTGACGTCTCTTTTTGATAACTCGGCATCCAGCCAATGAAACAATTGATCCTACACCAATTCCACTGTCTGCTAGAGGAACCAATTAAAGTGGGAACAAAATCCCGCATAGACTATGTGTTTCTTAACCGCAGACTAGTGGGCAGTCTTTAGCAAAACCTCAACTTTCTTACGAAATTTCATGGTTTCTCTTTGTTTAGTTTGCAGTTTGATCTATTTGATGAATACCCAAGTGCGAAAAGTTGATCCTAGACCTGTCTGCTAGAGGACCCAACTAAAGCGGGGACAAAATCCCGTGTAGACTATGTGTTTCTCAACAACATACTAGTGGACAGTCGTTAGCAAGACCTTAACTTCCCTACGAAATTTCATGGTTTCTCTTTGTCTAGTTTGCAGTTTGATCAATTTGATGAATACTCAAGTGCGAAAAGTTGATGCCTATAGatgatggattttgtgtttatgtttGAGTGGTAGGATACTCCATTCTAGAAATGCAACTACCTAGAAATAGAATCTGGACATACTGGGATTTTCCTTAGAACTTTACACCAAACCATGTTTCTCGCGAATTActgataaaacaaaataaataaccGATTGAGTTTCGTTGTTCTTCATGATAGTGAAAAGCCATTGCAACGACGACGAAATAGCCCACATTAGGCGAACTACGTTAATCTGATGTTCTTGTGTGACTTTTCTCTtactttctttatttgtttctcttcGATCCTGTTTTACTGTTCCAAAATTCCTAGCTTGGGGTAGGTTCATGTTATTGCCACTTCCAATTGTTGGAACTGAAAATGCTGACCAGTGAGGAACTGATGCTACTCCTCTATTTAATACCATAGAGGACATGAACTTACTAACCTTTTAAAGTTGATTGTAGTTGCATTTAGATATGTTGGATGGCGTCCTATCAGCAATTATAAATAAGAAAGAAGATGAAAAAGAAACAATGTCATGTTTCATAGGCTATTAAACACTTGCTTTCAGTTTTGCATCTGCTACGTGCATGCCATGTTACATGAACTTGGGTACGGGTGTCAAGTGCGGGTACATGTCCAAGTGTCAAAGTCCTCTCATTTTCATCTCAAGGACATTACCCAAATATTCAAATTcctttgcttttttcttttatgttctCGAATAAATGGGGCATTTCATCCATAATTTGGGTGTTCTGCACATATTTCGTGGAATACGTTGGCTAGGTATGATCCCACACCCTTATTCGAGTGTTAGTGTCTCGACGCAGGTGTTTAGTCATTTACAAGGATACACGTAGCGTAGGCTATAAATCGATATTGAGTTCGGAAAACAATTTGAATAGCACTTTATAAGCATAGTTCGCCTGAATGCGGCCCACACTGCACCAGAATGAGTACTGTGTTGCCACACTAAAAGTTTTGGACATTTTCTATAAATATTTTCTGAGTTTATAGTATTAGTGGCAGTATCTAACTACAGTATATATTATCAACTAGTTGGTAAGAGTTGGTTTTTTGGACTTGGCACTTGTTTTTGAAATTCTGGCAATGATCTCAACAAGTTTTCTAACCCCACCGTGGTGACTATATTCTTTTTACAGCATATCTGCAAGATCTTGTGTACAAGCTGAGCAAAGTAGGCCAAGCGATCGAAAACAATGATCTCTCTGCTGCAATTTCTGTTCTCGGTCAAAACACTGACGCAGATTGGGTTCAGAAAGCCAATTTAGCATTTTCCAAGGTGTTCGAACTGATTGTAGTCTTTGGATACATTTTTCTCAGTTCGTTCTACTGCtatgtttgaattttggattcaCAGAGAAAATTGCTGAGGGACAGGAAATGAAAGGAGCTATTAAGctgctcttcttttttttccctctaaatCCCTCAGCGAATCCAAAATTCAGATGCAGCCTATAGACGGAATATCGTCTTTATCGGATAATTCTGAGTACTTTATATCTACCTTTGTATAGTTGAGCTCCAGCCCTGAGGAGAAGACTGAGGTGGAAACATTCAACTCCTCACTGGCTTCTTTGATTTCATCAGGTTAGGTTCCTATCTGAAAGTTTTCTCAGTAAGGTGACACAAACAGAAAAAGCATATGGCGATTTTGTACAGAACGATGTGTCGAGTTGTGATATTGTTgtattcaaaacaaagaactcatCTAGATCCTGATGTTCTATAAAACATCAAGCAACATGTTCTGAGTGCCAGCTCCTAAAGAGTTCCGTTCGTCTGAATTTTAGAACCCATGAACAGGATGTTGATTGTTGATTAAGCGTTGAATATTTCTCGGATTTTGCTAGTATAATCTATGTTTTGGATTTCACAGTGATCCGGAAGGATGTCGACGCCTCTAAAATAGCTTTTGTTTCATCTGCAACTGCATTCGAGAAATGGACTGCCTTGACAGGGCTCGTTGGGCAGCTGAAAGGGCTCTGAATTGAGGAAATGGAACTTTAATTCTTCTTGttcctatttttgtttgtttaggtTTTCAATTACCTGGAAGGAAGATTTCATAACTCCTCTTGATCTCTTCTCcgattttttcatttgattcTTCACTGAAATTCCTTGTTCTTTCAACTAGCTAGTAGATATCAGTATCTGCAGATAAGATTCTCTGGTCTGCATATGAGTTGTATAACCCTTGCTCAGCTTGTTCAAGTTGCCTTTATCTAAACTTGTTATCAAGTATCAACCAAGTTTACTTCATCAACTTCAAAGctaaaacagaatgaaaaaagTGTCATTATTTGTCTAATAGATCCCTTCGATGGGCGTTTCAGAGTTCTAATTTGCCGCATCAGAATACGCAGCAATATATCGACTGATATGGAACAGTATGCTGTAGGTATATTTCGGCATAGAAGGTCCAAAATCCTGTTATGTAACGGCTGATGTGTAAACCATGCTGCTTTTGAAATCGAAATGACAAGAGACTTGAAGAGGCCACATCATTCTCTATATACAGTATGTTCTGGATAATTGTTCTGCTGGTAATCGTATTGGGACAAAAAGAAAGATAAGGAAGCCTTAATTTTGGCGAAACCCAACTCATTTCTCGGTCTTATTTGAGCTGCTTAACTTTTCAGGGATTTTTTGGCACAGTCTTTCTTGTTGTCTTCTCATAATCTTTACAAactttgagtcaaatttttacacCATATTTTTCGTCACGACGAGAGTatttggaaaaatataaaaacatagACCAAACTTGAAAACAAATTCATATAAGGTGAcgaaaagacccaaaaaaatccAGACGAAAGAGTTGGTGTAAAAATTTTACGCGGATCTTATAAGGATTAAGAGAACGCAATGAAAAAGACCATAGCAAAAAGCCCCGGATAATATAGGCCAAACTCACCCTTAAAAACTTTCAGCATCCCAAGAGAAGCATACCAAATTATGGAGGAGGAAACAAACTCAAAGGAGTTCATAGGATCATTCACCGAATCACATAAGCACTTTATTACAATACCAGTTTTAAACACTACAATTTTACATAGTGCTCTGCAAGCTAGTAGCTACAAGTGCCTTCAATGTCCCCAAAGACAGCAGCAGCGGCATCAAAGACCTAATCTACAACACCACGTTACATCGAAGGCATTCTAGTGTACAATTTTACAAACACCATGTCTACACGAACAATCAGAATTCAGTCGTAAACTACAATACTACAGTTATTCAATGGACAAGACCCGCGGAAGTTGGGAATGTGAGAGAAGCAGCACCAAATCAACTCATGGCTTGGAGTCACAAGCGCTGCCGCCGTTCTCGGTCACTTCTCCCTCTACCTTTTTTGTCTCACCGTCAATTACCTTACTTTGTTCCTCATTTTTCACGCCCATTGCTTCTTTCCCATTAGTTTCACCCTCAGTTCCAACACTACTTTTCTCGTTCCCTTTCTCGTCACCTTCCACTGCATACTTCTTTTCCTCAGCCGTGACTGTATCCAGCTTGTCCTGCTCCATAGCTGTTTGCTCCTCTTTTCCTTGAACTTCGGTGTCCTCCGCTTTCCCTTTGTCATTTTGCATTACTTCAGTATCAGTAGCTACTTTTTCTTTGGACTTTTCTGTTTCTGCTTCTCCCTCCTCCTTGCACTCTTCAGCATCAGCCATCTCAatctctcctttttctcctaCTTTCCCATCTGTGGCCTGTGTTTCTGCTTTTTTCTGTTCTTGGTTTTCTTTTCCGATATCCTTACCTGTTTCTTCAGCTGCACTATCCTTCTCAGTTGCCTCTTTTTCTTTAACCACCACAATTTCTTCAGCCccctcctttttctccttctttgTAACTGAAGTCCTACGCTTCTTTGGATGCTGCTCACTTTCTGGCGGGGAAGTGACCTTGACTTTCTCACTTATCCGAGCCGATCTCCTTGGAGTTTCACCAGATCCCCAGTCAAACTCAGCTATTGCTGGCTCACTAGGGTGCGATTTCAGGTATTGTTCCAGCTGTCGCCGGTTAGTGATCTCCTCTCCAGTTGGAGCAGTAAAAATGATCTCATTTTTCTTAGGGGTGCCTGCTTTCTTGGGCATGAACtacaggaaaaacaaaaacacaaaatgacAGCATTGAGTTTTACAACTCTTCAtctagaaagaaagaagtaaaAGACCAAACAAAGAATATCCAGAAGCAGACTTCACAAATGTGAATGGGTATACAAAGTGAAACACTTAACAGATAATAACAACAGGAGGGATCGAAATATGAACACAACTAGATAATCTTGCCCATAGTAAATAAGGTCTACATGCCAAACTCTCACTTGCTGCATAATTTCAGGTTCAATGATTTAAAACAAAACATGGACTTATATCAGATGTACGACctctctatttttatttttttttcttccattgacaATCAGTCCCTATTATGTGATTATTCTCTGTTGCCATGACATTTAGTACAAGAATATAGACCCCTGTTCATTTGACTAGGCTAATATCGAAGGAATATATAATCCCAAGGGATAAGCAATCATATGAGACTAATAGTGGAAGCATTAAGTATAACACATCCCCAACGTATTGTATGCCCATGTTGAGCAGGAAGTAATATTCACATGACCATATTTCCAACAGAAGAGCTGACTAATGTTCAATCCTCACGATAAAAGTATAACACATCCCCAACGTATTGTATGCCCATGTTGAGCAGGAAGTAATATCCACATGACCATATTTCCAACAGAAGAGCTGACTAATGTTCAATCCTCACGATAAAAGTTCCAACCAGACGTGGGATGTGTACCATTGGATTTGCTGCCCAAATGGATGCTTTAATCCAGGAAAACAAATGGGGGCCTAAAAATACAGAGCCTAATAACTAAGTTAAGCCTGAAATACTATCAAACAGGGTAAAGGGAAAACGGTGAACAAAGTGACAGCAATGCAGAACCTATCAACCTAATCACCAATCTATTCAACACATTCGGACTTGCACCCACACAATCGCAAAAGGATCCACTCCCATAATGCTGAGAAGAAATTCTAAGAAGTAAAGAGAATCTACAAAATCATCGAAGTTAAGGAATTCACCAAAAACAGCTATTAAGCTTTTCAGCTCAAACAGATACTCCTCTACACCTCACAAAGCCCTCTTGTTCACGcccgcccaaaaaaaaaaggcacctCATACACAAAGAAGCAGCCAGCCAAACCTTCCACATTTACCTCCTCACAATCCAAACATAACCCTGGCAAAATGCCTATCCATCCCAAATAAAGCCACAATCCCGAGTAattccaaaaaggaaacagcTTGTCTGCAGTCCACTTTTGGATTGCAGAGGGCAGTTTGCTTGATCGTAGCCGTCCAAAGTTTTTTTCCTTGGACCAGATTTGTGGAAGTATCCAACAAGTAGGACAAGTGATATGCTGAAAGCTTCGTACAGGTAAGAGagcaaatctggaccattaattaTCAAGATGAACGGCTGTGATTGAACTGCACTGGCTTCTCTGCAGTTGACTGCAAGAAAAGCAACATCTGGATGGAGTCCCAAAGATCCAAATGTCTTTatgaaagggggaaaaaaaccctTCCCCAACAAAGCCCTATAAAATAGGCATTGAACTTCACTTTCTTAGCTAAAACCCACCTACACCCACaattaaattgaaaatatttgttaacGGTTCCATTTCTCCATCTTGCAGTCCTAGACCAAATATCTCAAAAAATCATCACTAGCAGCACATTGCACATAATCTGCCTCCGAAATGCTTCTTTATCACCAAGGGGGGAGACTAATAAAAAGGAAACGGTTTCTCCAATACATCATTTTCACACCACTTacaaagttaaaaaaatcaataaataacacaaccaaataaaagtaaaaaacgAAGTCAAAATCCCCTTCGACTATGAGTCACTTCCAGCAGGTCAATCAACCTTCTCCACTATTTTTCCCCCTCGCTGGTAAACATATTTAGCCACTTTCCCCAATACTCGTAActctattaaaataaaaattcccaACATCCCTCGTCGGGAGACAAACCACATCCTGTCATATAACCTCTTCCCTACATGACCTCAACAAACCATACTGCAACTTTTTGAGCCTCCTTGCCACCCAAGCTGGAATGCTACACAGTATCCATAGCTTCCATCCGTTACCAAATCCATCTATCAATGAATCAAGCAAACCAGCCAAAATAAACCTCGATTCACAATCAATTGGGTCAGCTACACATGTTTTTGCATTTACGCTCCGTCTGGTTGTACAACAAATCATAATCATATGATTATACTCCTTTCCAAATGTCTAAATTTGCAAATCACCCCCATGAAGGCCTCATCCAAAGCAGCCAAAAGATACTATACGAAGGCTATTGTTGAACTCTTTTCTTGTGACAAAAGTCAAAACACCATACAACCCAAGTGATAAATCACAGCCAAAGTATCAAAACAC contains the following coding sequences:
- the LOC131315949 gene encoding thylakoid lumenal 16.5 kDa protein, chloroplastic, with the translated sequence MATVFLSTAKTFLYSLSSSSSVTRPPQTQGQKPNARPQLPLCKATVSDSAPKYKPQVLTKRNLSLSLTTTLLFSIAGQGYYSASNAAILEADDDVELLERVKKDRQKRIERQGVISSSNKEKAYLQDLVYKLSKVGQAIENNDLSAAISVLGQNTDADWVQKANLAFSKLSSSPEEKTEVETFNSSLASLISSVIRKDVDASKIAFVSSATAFEKWTALTGLVGQLKGL
- the LOC131315959 gene encoding methyl-CpG-binding domain-containing protein 10-like isoform X2; translation: MPKKAGTPKKNEIIFTAPTGEEITNRRQLEQYLKSHPSEPAIAEFDWGSGETPRRSARISEKVKVTSPPESEQHPKKRRTSVTKKEKKEGAEEIVVVKEKEATEKDSAAEETGKDIGKENQEQKKAETQATDGKVGEKGEIEMADAEECKEEGEAETEKSKEKVATDTEVMQNDKGKAEDTEVQGKEEQTAMEQDKLDTVTAEEKKYAVEGDEKGNEKSSVGTEGETNGKEAMGVKNEEQSKVIDGETKKVEGEVTENGGSACDSKP
- the LOC131315959 gene encoding methyl-CpG-binding domain-containing protein 11-like isoform X1, whose protein sequence is MESPVEKETQSGAGDEVFSLELPAPSGWKKKFMPKKAGTPKKNEIIFTAPTGEEITNRRQLEQYLKSHPSEPAIAEFDWGSGETPRRSARISEKVKVTSPPESEQHPKKRRTSVTKKEKKEGAEEIVVVKEKEATEKDSAAEETGKDIGKENQEQKKAETQATDGKVGEKGEIEMADAEECKEEGEAETEKSKEKVATDTEVMQNDKGKAEDTEVQGKEEQTAMEQDKLDTVTAEEKKYAVEGDEKGNEKSSVGTEGETNGKEAMGVKNEEQSKVIDGETKKVEGEVTENGGSACDSKP